The Erinaceus europaeus chromosome 16, mEriEur2.1, whole genome shotgun sequence genome includes a window with the following:
- the ISCA2 gene encoding iron-sulfur cluster assembly 2 homolog, mitochondrial translates to MAAARGLTLAAAGLRAVTPWARGRLPAASARPLARWETSSSPEVGEGQIHLTESCVQRLLEITEGSEFLRLEVEGGGCSGFQYKFSLDTVINPDDRVFEQGGARVVVDSDSLAFVKGAQVDFSQELIRSSFQVLKNPQAQQGCSCGSSFSVKL, encoded by the exons ATGGCGGCTGCTCGGGGGTTGACCCTGGCAGCAGCGGGGCTGAGAGCGGTCACTCCCTGGGCCAGGGGCAG GCTCCCCGCGGCCTCCGCCAGACCCCTGGCGCGTTGGGAAACGTCCTCCAGCCCGGAGGTCGGCGAAGGGCAGATCCACCTAACAGAAAGCTGCGTCCAG AGGCTTCTGGAAATTACCGAGGGGTCAGAATTCCTCAGGCTGGAAGTGGAGGGAGGTGGATGCTCCGGATTCCAGTACAAGTTCTCACTGGATACAGTTATCAACCCCGATGACAG AGTATTTGAACAGGGTGGGGCGAGGGTGGTGGTTGACTCTGATAGCTTGGCCTTCGTGAAAGGGGCCCAGGTGGACTTCAGCCAAGAACTTATCCGAAGCTCATTTCAAGTGTTGAAAAACCCTCAAGCACAGCAAGGCTGCTCCTGTGGATCTTCCTTTTCTGTCAAGCTTTGA
- the NPC2 gene encoding NPC intracellular cholesterol transporter 2, whose amino-acid sequence MRALAAAALLLALVASALAEPLKFHDCGSTVGTIKEVNVTPCPSLPCKLSKGQSYSVNVTFTSNTQSQNSTAVVHGILMAVRVPFPIPEPDGCKSGISCPIQKTKTYSYLNKLPVKSEYPSIKLLVEWQLKDDRDQSFFCWQIPVQIES is encoded by the exons ATGCGCGCCCTGGCCGCCGCAGCCCTGCTCCTGGCGCTCGTCGCCTCGGCGCTGGCCGAGCCCCTGAAGTTCCACGACTGCG GTTCTACTGTTGGGACCATAAAAGAAGTGAACGTGACTCCATGTCCCAGCCTGCCCTGCAAACTCTCCAAAGGACAGTCATACAGTGTCAATGTCACCTTCACCAGTA ATACCCAGTCTCAAAACAGCACGGCCGTGGTGCACGGCATTCTGATGGCCGTCAGAGTTCCCTTTCCCATTCCTGAACCCGACGGCTGTAAGAGTGGAATCAGCTGCCCCATCCAGAAAACCAAGACCTATAGCTACCTGAATAAACTGCCCGTGAAGAGTGAATACCCCTCT atAAAACTGTTGGTGGAATGGCAACTTAAGGATGACAGAGAC